In the genome of Deinococcus sp. QL22, one region contains:
- a CDS encoding transposase, giving the protein MFALGLDIGKDSLYAHLQLNDDLEVSLPDLPNTPTGFKGLLHWAQQHGVTPTELHVVMEATGVYWEQCANFLFSAGCTVSVVNPTSIKYFARATLKRGKTDRMDAVVIALYGAMMRPSTLVTTQYSAAGTQATRP; this is encoded by the coding sequence ATGTTTGCCCTCGGCTTGGACATCGGAAAAGACTCTCTGTACGCACATCTACAGCTCAACGATGACCTGGAAGTGTCACTCCCTGACCTCCCGAACACGCCCACTGGATTCAAGGGCCTGCTGCACTGGGCCCAACAACACGGTGTGACGCCAACGGAGCTGCACGTGGTGATGGAGGCCACCGGCGTGTACTGGGAGCAGTGCGCGAACTTCCTGTTCAGTGCAGGCTGTACCGTCAGCGTGGTGAATCCCACCAGCATCAAATACTTCGCCCGCGCCACACTCAAACGGGGCAAGACCGACCGGATGGACGCGGTGGTGATTGCCCTGTATGGCGCCATGATGCGACCGAGCACCTTGGTCACCACCCAGTACAGCGCTGCAGGAACTCAAGCAACTCGTCCGTGA
- a CDS encoding transposase yields the protein MCETLTQDQNRLHASERRQHESQIVVALLNTRIALLKQQIVELETAIRSLIHANDALREPFELLTSVPGFGLLTAASVLAETEGFAVLETGKQISAHAGIAPSPFQSGTSVHGRGRISKTGNAHLRRSAYLAAWSVTRNKGHLGDFYRRLRAHGKPAKVALIALGHKLLRIGLAVVRSGQPLGETYVKPA from the coding sequence TTGTGCGAAACGCTGACACAGGATCAGAATCGACTGCACGCCTCAGAACGCCGGCAGCATGAAAGCCAGATCGTCGTGGCGTTGCTGAACACGCGCATTGCCCTGCTGAAGCAACAGATCGTGGAGCTCGAAACGGCCATCCGCAGCCTCATCCACGCGAATGACGCGTTGCGTGAGCCCTTTGAGTTGCTGACCAGCGTTCCTGGATTCGGCTTGCTCACGGCAGCATCGGTGTTGGCAGAAACGGAGGGTTTTGCGGTGTTGGAAACCGGCAAGCAAATATCAGCTCATGCTGGCATTGCTCCCTCTCCGTTTCAGTCGGGTACGAGTGTCCATGGCCGAGGGCGCATTTCAAAAACGGGCAATGCTCACCTGAGACGTTCCGCGTACCTTGCGGCCTGGAGTGTCACGCGAAACAAAGGGCATTTGGGTGACTTCTATCGTCGTTTACGAGCCCATGGAAAGCCTGCCAAGGTGGCGTTGATCGCGCTTGGTCACAAATTGTTACGGATAGGACTGGCCGTCGTGAGATCAGGGCAGCCGTTGGGCGAAACGTACGTGAAACCTGCTTAA